A window from Solea senegalensis isolate Sse05_10M linkage group LG15, IFAPA_SoseM_1, whole genome shotgun sequence encodes these proteins:
- the tbxtb gene encoding T-box transcription factor T: protein MATGVSECAGKASLYRVDHLLSAVESELQAGSEKGDPTERELKVSLDENELWQKFKDLTNEMIVTKNGRRMFPVLKVNVSGLDPNAMYSFLLDFASADNHRWKYVNGEWVPGGKPEPQTPSCVYIHPDSPNFGAHWMKSPVSFSKVKLTNKLNGGGQIMLNSLHKYEPRIHIVRVGGPRRMITSHSFPETQFIAVTAYQNEEITALKIKHNPFAKAFLDAKERSDSKDFREDASENQQSNYSQLGGWFIPGTGSFCPPASPHGQYGSPVSLSPSHGCERYSTLRNHRSAPYSSPYAHRTNSPTGYSDNSSACLSMITSHDNWSSLQMPTHSSMMPMAHNSTSGTNSSQYTSLWSVSNSPLTTVSQSGGINNSLSSQFLRGSNSHYPGLSHSVTLPSSGSPMYDNGTTTEVHDTAQYDTSPHGRLPSAWTPVTPPSL from the exons ATGGCCACAGGCGTCAGTGAGTGCGCGGGGAAGGCCAGTCTTTACCGGGTGGATCATCTCCTCAGTGCGGTGGAGAGTGAGCTGCAGGCCGGCAGCGAGAAGGGCGACCCCACGGAGAGGGAACTGAAGGTGTCTCTGGACGAAAACGAGCTTTGGCAAAAATTTAAGGATCTTACAAATGAAATGATAGTGACAAAGAATGGCAG GCGCATGTTCCCCGTGCTGAAAGTGAACGTGTCAGGATTGGACCCGAACGCGATGTATTCTTTTCTGCTGGACTTTGCATCTGCAGACAACCACAGGTGGAAATATGTGAACGGGGAGTGGGTCCCGGGAGGGAAACCCGAACCTCAGACTCCCAGCTGCGTGTACATACACCCGGATTCGCCCAACTTCGGAGCGCACTGGATGAAATCTCCGGTCTCCTTTAGTAAAGTCAAACTCACCAATAAACTCAACGGAGGCGGGCAG aTCATGTTAAATTCCTTACACAAGTACGAGCCACGCATCCACATAGTGCGCGTCGGAGGCCCGAGGAGGATGATCACCAGCCACTCTTTCCCAGAGACACAGTTCATTGCGGTAACAGCATATCAAAACGAAGAG ataACTGCTCTTAAAATCAAGCATAATCCCTTTGCCAAAGCCTTCCTGGATGCAAAGGAGAG AAGTGATAGCAAAGACTTCAGAGAAGATGCCAGTGAAAACCAGCAGTCAAATTACTCCCAAT TGGGTGGCTGGTTTATTCCTGGCACAGGGTCCTTCTGCCCTCCTGCCAGTCCTCATGGTCAGTACGGGAGTCCTGTCTCCCTTTCACCGTCCCACGGCTGCGAACGCTACTCCACCCTGAGGAACCACCGCTCTGCCCCCTACAGCAGCCCATATGCCCACCGGACCAATTCGCCCA CTGGTTACTCCGATAACTCCTCAGCGTGTCTCTCAATGATTACAAGCCATGATAACTGGTCCAGCCTGCAGATGCCAACACACTCCAGTATGATGCCCATGGCCCATAATTCCACCTCTGGTACCAACTCTAG TCAGTACACCAGCCTGTGGTCTGTGAGTAACTCACCGTTGACTACCGTGTCTCAGAGCGGTGGGATAAACAACAGCCTGAGCTCCCAGTTCCTTCGTGGGTCCAACAGCCACTACCCTGGcctgtctcactctgtcacactgcCCTCCTCTGGTTCCCCCATGTATGATAATGGCACAACCACAGAGGTGCACGACACAGCTCAGTACGACACCTCTCCACACGGGCGACTGCCCTCGGCCTGGACTCCTGTTACACCTCCCTCACTCTGA